The Streptomyces sp. NBC_01363 region GCCGGCTCCTCCGCAAGGAGGGACCAGAGCCTGCGGGTCTCTGCATGTCCGGGCGGGTCAGCCCTCAGGGGCACAGGCGCTCGACGCGCCACTGCTCGCCCTCGCGTACGTACCTCAGCCGGTCGTGCAGCCGGTTCTCGTGGCCCTGCCAGAACTCGATCGTGTCGGGGACGACGCGGAAGCCGCCCCAGTGCGGGGGCGCGGGAACGTGTTCGCCCTCGGGGTAGCGGGCCGCCAATTCCTCGTAGCGGGCGAGCAGCTCGTCGCGGGAGCCGATCACCGTCGACTGGGGGCTCGCCCAGGCGCCGAGCTGGGAGCCGTGCGGGCGGGTGCGGAAGTAGGCGACCGTCTCGTCGCGGCCGATCCGGTCCGCCCTGCCGGTGACGATGACCTGGCGGGCCATCGGGTGCCAGGGGAAGAGCAGTGAGACGTACGGGTTGGCGCTCAGTTCACGGCCCTTGCGGGACTCGTAGTTGGTGAAGAAGACGAAGCCGCGCGCGTCGTACTTCTTCAGCAGCACGGTGCGCGAGGACGGCCGGCCCTCGGGGGTGGCGGTGGAGACCACCATGGCGTTGGGCTCGTGGAGCAGCCCGCCGACGGCGACCTGCCGGAACCAGTGGGCGAACTGCTGCATCGGGTCGGCGGCCAGCGTGTCCTCGGTGAAGCCCTCGGAGCGGTACTGCTCGCGCATGGCGGCCGGATCGGTGGTGGAATCGGAGGGGGAGTCTGCGGTGGGCACGGGGTCATCCTGCCGCAGCGGTCGAGCGGGCCCGGCGAGGAGGGGTGGCGAGCGATCCGGGCGGCGTCGCGGCGGCGTCGATCCGGGGGGCTGTGCCGGATGTCACGCTTCCCCGCGTCGGGGGAACCCGCCAGTATCTTGAGCAGGCCACTGTGGCCTCCGCAGAGCCGTCGACCGAGGGAGCCGCCATGTCCGACTTCGTACCGGGACTAGAGGGAGTCGTCGCGTTCGAGACGGAGATCGCCGAACCGGACAAGGAAGGCGGTGCGCTCCGTTACCGGGGTGTCGACATCGAGGATCTCGTCGGCCATGTGTCGTTCGGCAACGTCTGGGGCCTGCTGGTCGACGGGGCGTTCAACCCCGGACTGCCGCCGGCCGAGCCGTTCCCGATCCCGGTGCACTCCGGGGACATCCGGGTCGATGTGCAGTCCGCGCTGGCGATGCTCGCGCCGGTGTGGGGTCTGAAGCCGCTGCTCGACATCGACGAGGAGACGGCGCGCAACGATCTGGCGCGGGCCGCCGTGATGGCACTGTCGTACGTCGCCCAGTCGG contains the following coding sequences:
- the pdxH gene encoding pyridoxamine 5'-phosphate oxidase; translated protein: MREQYRSEGFTEDTLAADPMQQFAHWFRQVAVGGLLHEPNAMVVSTATPEGRPSSRTVLLKKYDARGFVFFTNYESRKGRELSANPYVSLLFPWHPMARQVIVTGRADRIGRDETVAYFRTRPHGSQLGAWASPQSTVIGSRDELLARYEELAARYPEGEHVPAPPHWGGFRVVPDTIEFWQGHENRLHDRLRYVREGEQWRVERLCP